A window of Apium graveolens cultivar Ventura chromosome 8, ASM990537v1, whole genome shotgun sequence contains these coding sequences:
- the LOC141680143 gene encoding uncharacterized protein LOC141680143, whose translation MAKVYNLEGSPSDHSPLLLIPEQQTRGNKRRHFHFENAWLIEPMCFQIIKNCWEEYTNSGVLKKVNNCAEKYDTVKKKLYLVLDQKEIFWCQRSKQLWLQEGEKNTKYFHASRNSKKRNNHIQRLKNEEGGWVDWNCGLHEVIKRYFQQLFTSDQHHIEAIFKHIPHSISEQQITELLKPIFDEKVKEEIFHIHPALGPAGMTPAFFQKNWSVVGKNLVYMTRNFFTIGLIGEEMNATNILLIPKKAPNYLIRSMTDSIV comes from the exons ATGGCTAAAGTCTATAATCTTGAAGGATCTCCTTCAGACCATAGCCCGTTACTCTTAATCCCTGAACAACAAACTAGAGGCAATAAGAGAAGACACTTTCACTTCGAAAATGCCTGGCTAATAGAGCCCATGTGCTTTCAAATTATAAAGAATTGCTGGGAGGAATATACTAACAGTGGTGTCTTGAAGAAAGTTAACAATTGTGCAGAAA AGTATGATACTGTAAAGAAGAAGTTGTACTTGGTATTAGATCAGAAGGAGATATTTTGGTGTCAAAGGTCAAAACAGTTATGGTTACAGGAAGGAGAGAAGAACACTAAGTATTTTCACGCTTCTCGTAACAGCAAAAAACGAAACAATCATATTCAGAGGCTTAAAAATGAGGAAGGAGGATGGGTTGATTGGAACTGTGGGCTACATGAGGTAATTAAAAGGTACTTTCAACAGTTGTTCACTTCAGATCAACACCATATTGAGGCTATTTTCAAACATATTCCACACTCTATCTCCGAGCAGCAAATTACCGAGCTGTTGAAGCCAATATTTGATGAGAAAGTGAAGGAGGAAATATTTCACATACATCCTGCTCTAGGGCCCGCTGGCATGACCCCGGCATTTTTTCAAAAGAATTGGTCGGTTGTAGGGAAAAATTTAGTCTATATGACAAGGAATTTTTTCACAATAGGGCTTATTGGAGAAGAAATGAATGCTACGAATATTTTGCTTATCCCAAAAAAAGCACCCAATTATCTTATCAGATCTATGACTGATAGCATTGTGTAA